The following coding sequences lie in one Caloenas nicobarica isolate bCalNic1 chromosome 17, bCalNic1.hap1, whole genome shotgun sequence genomic window:
- the WSCD1 gene encoding sialate:O-sulfotransferase 1 isoform X2 — protein MAGSLLLLQRTRLVLQQGSRGTAASQAVPEAAGRVGMADARMPQNAHPAARPLVGTAALQEPALGPRWLVSRNSELWQLRRRWFHRFISDQEPMQTAGLKAMRRTAEHKGTYVGCFSDDSRERTLKGAVFYDLRKMTVSHCQEACAERAYSYAGLAYGAECYCGNTLPATAAAPEECNSECKGEKGSVCGGVNRLSVYRVEELRAGARRGRNVIYRGCFRAPENLTDTFPASLIQPNLTVEMCSEFCSKKEFPLAVIRGRECHCGFPTARFPLRDGADGQLCRGTGTHCRVYQTPVQDTRCTDRKFLTTKSKVFVALSSFPGAGNTWARHLIEHATGIYTGSYYFDGALYNKGFKGEKDHWRSRRTICVKTHESGKTEIEMFDSAILLIRNPYKSLMAEFNRKYAGHLGYATDRNWQSKEWPDFVNSYASWWASHVLDWLKYGKRLLIVHYEDLKQSLIPKLKEMVEFLNVTVTEDRLLCVENNRDGNFKRSGAKQKDFEPFTQEMKDLINRYILTVDEALRGRNFTGLPREYVPR, from the exons ATGGCCggcagcctcctgctgctgcagcggACCCGCCTGGTTCTCCAGCAAGGCTCCCGCGGCACCGCCGCTAGCCAGGCCGTGCCAGAGGCGGCGGGTCGGGTCGGGATGGCAGATGCCAGGATGCCGCAGAACGCCCaccccgcggcccggccgctGGTGGGCACGGCCGCGCTGCAGGAGCCGGCCCTGGGCCCGCGGTGGCTCGTGTCCCGCAACTCGGAGCTCTGGCAGCTGAGAAGAAGGTGGTTCCACAGGTTCATCAGCGACCAGGAGCCCATGCAAACAGCGGGACTGAAAGCGATGAGGCGCACGGCTGAACACAAAG GCACCTACGTGGGATGCTTCAGCGATGACTCCAGGGAGAGGACACTGAAGGGAGCTGTGTTTTATGACTTAAGAAAAATGACAGTATCTCACTGTCAGGAAGCTTGTGCTGAGAG GGCGTACAGCTACGCGGGGCTGGCGTACGGAGCAGAGTGCTACTGCGGGAACACGCTCCCGGCCACCGCCGCCGCGCCTGAGGAGTGCAACAGCGAGTGCAAGGGCGAGAAGGGCTCCGTGTGCGGGGGGGTGAACCGGCTGTCCGTCTACAGGGTGGAGGAGCTGCGGGCAGGCGCCCGGCGAG GGAGGAATGTTATCTATCGAGGATGTTTTAGAGCTCCAGAAAATTTAACAGACACCTTTCCAGCCTCTTTGATACAGCCCAATTTGACGGTGGAGATGTGCTCTGAATTTTGCTCCAAGAAA GAGTTTCCCTTGGCCGTCATCCGTGGGCGTGAGTGCCACTGCGGCTTCCCCACGGCGCGCTTCCCGCTGCGGGACGGCGCGGACGGGCAGCTGTGCCGCGGCACCGGGACGCACTGCCGGGTGTACCAGACACCGGTGCAAG ACACCCGCTGCACGGACAGGAAATTCTTAACCACCAAATCCAAAGTGTTTGTTGCTTTGTCGAGCTTTCCGGGGGCTGGGAACACGTGGGCTCGCCATCTGATAGAGCACGCCACCGGAATCTACACGGGGAGCTATTACTTCGATGGAGCCCTCTACAACAAAG gttttaaaggagaaaaagaccACTGGAGAAGTAGAAGGACCATCTGTGTGAAAACACACGAAAGCGGCAAGACAGAAATCGAGATGTTTGACTCTGCGATCTTGTTGATAAGGAACCCATACAAGTCGCTGATGGCAGAGTTCAACAGAAAATACGCCGGGCACCTGGGCTACGCCACCGACCGCAACTGGCAGAGCAAAG AGTGGCCGGATTTTGTGAACAGCTACGCGTCCTGGTGGGCCTCCCACGTCCTGGACTGGCTAAAGTACGGGAAGCGCCTGCTCATCGTGCACTACGAGGACCTGAAGCAAAGCCTTATCCCCAAGCTGAAGGAAATGGTGGAGTTTCTGAatgtgacagtgacagaggaCAGACTGCTCTGCGTCGAGAACAACAGGGATGGGAATTTCAAGCGATCTGGTGCTAAGCAAAAGGATTTTGAGCCATTCACCCAGGAAATGAAAGATCTTATCAACAGATACATCCTGACAGTGGATGAAGCCCTGAGGGGAAGAAACTTCACAGGGCTGCCCAGAGAGTATGTGCCAAGATGA
- the WSCD1 gene encoding sialate:O-sulfotransferase 1 isoform X1, which yields MARAFFRLQKFLRRTQFLLFFLTAAYLMAGSLLLLQRTRLVLQQGSRGTAASQAVPEAAGRVGMADARMPQNAHPAARPLVGTAALQEPALGPRWLVSRNSELWQLRRRWFHRFISDQEPMQTAGLKAMRRTAEHKGTYVGCFSDDSRERTLKGAVFYDLRKMTVSHCQEACAERAYSYAGLAYGAECYCGNTLPATAAAPEECNSECKGEKGSVCGGVNRLSVYRVEELRAGARRGRNVIYRGCFRAPENLTDTFPASLIQPNLTVEMCSEFCSKKEFPLAVIRGRECHCGFPTARFPLRDGADGQLCRGTGTHCRVYQTPVQDTRCTDRKFLTTKSKVFVALSSFPGAGNTWARHLIEHATGIYTGSYYFDGALYNKGFKGEKDHWRSRRTICVKTHESGKTEIEMFDSAILLIRNPYKSLMAEFNRKYAGHLGYATDRNWQSKEWPDFVNSYASWWASHVLDWLKYGKRLLIVHYEDLKQSLIPKLKEMVEFLNVTVTEDRLLCVENNRDGNFKRSGAKQKDFEPFTQEMKDLINRYILTVDEALRGRNFTGLPREYVPR from the exons ATGGCCAGAGCTTTCTTCAGGCTGCAGAAGTTTCTCCGTCGGACGCagtttctgctcttcttcctcaccGCAGCATACCTGATGGCCggcagcctcctgctgctgcagcggACCCGCCTGGTTCTCCAGCAAGGCTCCCGCGGCACCGCCGCTAGCCAGGCCGTGCCAGAGGCGGCGGGTCGGGTCGGGATGGCAGATGCCAGGATGCCGCAGAACGCCCaccccgcggcccggccgctGGTGGGCACGGCCGCGCTGCAGGAGCCGGCCCTGGGCCCGCGGTGGCTCGTGTCCCGCAACTCGGAGCTCTGGCAGCTGAGAAGAAGGTGGTTCCACAGGTTCATCAGCGACCAGGAGCCCATGCAAACAGCGGGACTGAAAGCGATGAGGCGCACGGCTGAACACAAAG GCACCTACGTGGGATGCTTCAGCGATGACTCCAGGGAGAGGACACTGAAGGGAGCTGTGTTTTATGACTTAAGAAAAATGACAGTATCTCACTGTCAGGAAGCTTGTGCTGAGAG GGCGTACAGCTACGCGGGGCTGGCGTACGGAGCAGAGTGCTACTGCGGGAACACGCTCCCGGCCACCGCCGCCGCGCCTGAGGAGTGCAACAGCGAGTGCAAGGGCGAGAAGGGCTCCGTGTGCGGGGGGGTGAACCGGCTGTCCGTCTACAGGGTGGAGGAGCTGCGGGCAGGCGCCCGGCGAG GGAGGAATGTTATCTATCGAGGATGTTTTAGAGCTCCAGAAAATTTAACAGACACCTTTCCAGCCTCTTTGATACAGCCCAATTTGACGGTGGAGATGTGCTCTGAATTTTGCTCCAAGAAA GAGTTTCCCTTGGCCGTCATCCGTGGGCGTGAGTGCCACTGCGGCTTCCCCACGGCGCGCTTCCCGCTGCGGGACGGCGCGGACGGGCAGCTGTGCCGCGGCACCGGGACGCACTGCCGGGTGTACCAGACACCGGTGCAAG ACACCCGCTGCACGGACAGGAAATTCTTAACCACCAAATCCAAAGTGTTTGTTGCTTTGTCGAGCTTTCCGGGGGCTGGGAACACGTGGGCTCGCCATCTGATAGAGCACGCCACCGGAATCTACACGGGGAGCTATTACTTCGATGGAGCCCTCTACAACAAAG gttttaaaggagaaaaagaccACTGGAGAAGTAGAAGGACCATCTGTGTGAAAACACACGAAAGCGGCAAGACAGAAATCGAGATGTTTGACTCTGCGATCTTGTTGATAAGGAACCCATACAAGTCGCTGATGGCAGAGTTCAACAGAAAATACGCCGGGCACCTGGGCTACGCCACCGACCGCAACTGGCAGAGCAAAG AGTGGCCGGATTTTGTGAACAGCTACGCGTCCTGGTGGGCCTCCCACGTCCTGGACTGGCTAAAGTACGGGAAGCGCCTGCTCATCGTGCACTACGAGGACCTGAAGCAAAGCCTTATCCCCAAGCTGAAGGAAATGGTGGAGTTTCTGAatgtgacagtgacagaggaCAGACTGCTCTGCGTCGAGAACAACAGGGATGGGAATTTCAAGCGATCTGGTGCTAAGCAAAAGGATTTTGAGCCATTCACCCAGGAAATGAAAGATCTTATCAACAGATACATCCTGACAGTGGATGAAGCCCTGAGGGGAAGAAACTTCACAGGGCTGCCCAGAGAGTATGTGCCAAGATGA